The proteins below come from a single Pseudomonas chlororaphis genomic window:
- a CDS encoding SyrP: MACTDGSATALPVLVQATPGQSIHDLEASIRERLPHLLATVGGVLFRGFGVPTPIDFKRFAASFGAPLASYEFGSTPRSKVFAGVYSSTEYPAHQFIPLHNEQAYTRPWPSRIWFHCIKASETGGETPIADSRLIYQRMPDEIRELFARRELLYVRNYSGALDLPWEKVFNTQDRAQVERYCQDNDIEWEWKADGDLRTRQRCAAVQQHPDTGEWVWFNQAHLFHVSAIEPSVRASLLAAVGEENLPRHVYFGDGSAIPDAMLDTVREVYRQTAISFPWQPGDVLMLDNRLVAHGRNPYTGDRKVIVAMA, encoded by the coding sequence TTGGCTTGCACGGATGGCAGCGCAACGGCGTTACCCGTGCTGGTACAGGCCACACCAGGGCAGTCGATCCACGACCTGGAAGCTTCGATTCGCGAACGCCTGCCCCACCTGCTGGCGACCGTTGGCGGTGTCCTGTTTCGCGGATTCGGCGTGCCCACCCCGATCGATTTCAAGCGCTTCGCCGCCAGCTTCGGCGCACCGCTGGCCAGCTACGAATTCGGCTCCACGCCCCGCAGTAAAGTCTTTGCCGGGGTCTACAGCTCCACTGAATACCCGGCCCACCAGTTCATCCCCCTGCACAACGAACAGGCCTATACCCGGCCCTGGCCTTCGCGCATCTGGTTCCACTGCATCAAGGCCAGCGAGACCGGCGGCGAAACGCCGATCGCCGACAGCCGCCTGATCTACCAGCGCATGCCCGACGAAATCCGTGAGCTGTTCGCCCGCCGCGAGCTGCTTTACGTGCGCAACTACAGCGGCGCCCTGGACCTGCCCTGGGAGAAGGTCTTCAACACCCAGGACCGGGCCCAGGTCGAGCGTTACTGCCAGGACAACGACATCGAGTGGGAATGGAAAGCCGACGGCGACCTGCGCACCCGCCAGCGCTGCGCGGCGGTGCAACAGCACCCCGATACCGGCGAATGGGTCTGGTTCAACCAGGCGCACCTGTTCCATGTGTCGGCCATCGAGCCGAGCGTGCGCGCCAGCCTGCTGGCGGCGGTGGGTGAAGAGAACCTGCCGCGCCATGTCTATTTCGGCGATGGCTCGGCCATCCCCGACGCCATGCTCGACACCGTGCGCGAAGTCTATCGCCAGACCGCCATCAGCTTCCCCTGGCAGCCCGGCGACGTTCTGATGCTCGATAACCGACTGGTGGCACACGGTCGCAATCCTTATACCGGTGACCGCAAGGTCATCGTGGCCATGGCGTGA